The proteins below are encoded in one region of bacterium:
- the nuoF gene encoding NADH-quinone oxidoreductase subunit NuoF gives MAALKDEIKKSKLNVALAETGCVGMCYREVLLDVYDKDGNLFTYGNMTPERLPRLVEEHLAGHQPVKDWLVRAHNQALPDDSFYAKQKRIVLRNCGVFNPESIQDYMDHQGYQALEKALKTMTPEQVIKEVLDSGLRGRGGAGFPTGRKWQFARDSKNDKKYIICNGDEGDPGAFMDRSVLEGDPHNVMEGMLIAAYAIGAQEGYLYVRAEYPLAVQRLKLAITEAKKKGLLGKNIMGTGFNFEMKIKEGAGAFVCGEETALMASIEGKRGMPKLRPPFPAVSGLWGKPTNINNVETYANVPWIILNGGAAFAALGTEKSKGSKVFALAGQIVRGGLVEVPMGITVREIIYEVGGGIKGGRQFKAVQMGGPSGGCIPAALADTVIDYDSVTQTGAIMGSGGMVVMDDTTCMVDIARFFLDFTQKESCGKCTFCRVGTKRMLEILDRITKGKGVEGDIEMLLELADKIKVSSLCGLGQTAPNPVLTTIKYFRDEYEAHIKQKKCPAHSCKELLTYEIIAEKCVGCTACARVCPSSCIAGAVKKPHVIDQAKCVKCGSCVVKCKFDAIRVS, from the coding sequence ATGGCGGCCCTTAAGGACGAGATCAAAAAGAGCAAGCTTAACGTGGCCCTGGCCGAGACCGGCTGCGTGGGGATGTGCTACCGCGAGGTGCTGCTGGACGTCTACGACAAGGACGGCAATCTTTTTACCTACGGCAACATGACCCCGGAACGCCTGCCCCGTTTGGTGGAGGAGCACCTGGCCGGGCATCAGCCGGTGAAGGACTGGCTGGTGCGGGCCCACAACCAGGCCCTGCCCGACGACAGCTTTTACGCCAAGCAGAAGCGGATAGTGCTGCGCAACTGCGGGGTGTTCAACCCCGAGAGCATCCAGGATTACATGGATCATCAGGGCTACCAGGCGCTGGAGAAGGCGTTGAAGACCATGACCCCGGAGCAGGTGATCAAGGAAGTGCTGGACTCAGGTCTCAGGGGCCGGGGCGGGGCCGGATTTCCAACCGGCCGCAAGTGGCAGTTTGCCCGGGACAGCAAGAACGACAAGAAATACATCATCTGCAACGGGGACGAGGGCGACCCCGGGGCCTTCATGGACCGCTCGGTGCTGGAGGGCGACCCCCACAACGTGATGGAGGGGATGCTGATCGCGGCCTACGCCATCGGGGCCCAGGAAGGTTACCTCTATGTCCGGGCCGAATACCCGCTGGCGGTGCAGCGGCTGAAGCTGGCCATCACCGAGGCTAAGAAGAAGGGCCTCTTGGGCAAGAACATCATGGGCACCGGATTCAACTTTGAGATGAAGATCAAGGAAGGGGCCGGGGCCTTCGTCTGCGGCGAGGAGACGGCCCTGATGGCCTCGATAGAAGGCAAGCGGGGGATGCCTAAGCTGCGGCCGCCGTTCCCGGCGGTCTCCGGCCTGTGGGGCAAGCCTACCAACATCAACAACGTGGAAACCTACGCCAACGTGCCCTGGATCATATTGAACGGCGGAGCCGCCTTCGCGGCCCTGGGAACGGAGAAAAGCAAGGGCTCAAAGGTCTTCGCCCTGGCCGGTCAGATCGTGCGGGGAGGCCTGGTGGAGGTCCCCATGGGCATCACGGTGCGGGAGATCATCTACGAGGTGGGCGGCGGCATCAAGGGCGGGCGCCAGTTCAAGGCGGTGCAGATGGGCGGGCCTTCGGGCGGCTGCATCCCGGCGGCCCTGGCCGACACCGTGATCGACTACGACTCGGTGACCCAGACCGGGGCCATCATGGGCTCGGGCGGCATGGTGGTGATGGACGACACCACCTGCATGGTGGACATCGCCCGGTTCTTTTTGGACTTCACCCAGAAGGAATCCTGCGGCAAGTGCACCTTCTGCCGGGTGGGCACCAAGCGGATGCTAGAGATACTGGACCGGATCACCAAGGGGAAAGGCGTGGAGGGCGACATAGAAATGCTGTTGGAGCTGGCCGACAAGATCAAGGTCTCCTCCCTGTGCGGGCTGGGGCAGACCGCCCCCAACCCGGTGCTGACCACCATCAAATATTTTAGGGATGAGTACGAGGCCCACATCAAGCAGAAAAAATGCCCGGCCCACAGCTGCAAGGAACTGCTGACCTACGAGATCATCGCCGAGAAATGCGTGGGCTGTACAGCCTGCGCCCGGGTCTGCCCGTCATCCTGCATAGCGGGCGCGGTCAAGAAGCCCCATGTCATCGACCAGGCCAAGTGCGTCAAGTGCGGCAGCTGCGTGGTCAAATGCAAGTTCGACGCGATCAGGGTCAGCTGA
- a CDS encoding WG repeat-containing protein has protein sequence MTGLKRTLWGGLSLLSLSSLLWAQPQAGPKALFPVNQQGKFGYIDQQGRVVIEPNYDWAFDLSEGLALVNISGVKNEYGFVVGGKWGYLSPDGEMAVTPQYDDAKNFSEGLALVNVGGKTIETGMISGGKRGFIDKTGKTVIEPIYEDARSFSEGLALVRQNDKYGFIDQSGKVIVQFQYQDAMSFSGGRALVKLGDRWGFINKNGEAVIPPVYHGARSFVNGFAIVQTEGKFGFIDPAGRVVVAQHYDDAGNFYQGLAAVKLNGRWGYVDTTGQRTVAPKYAAASGFSEGLACIRIGGKRGYINRAGRMAVPPRFDGAMDFSEGLALVNLGGKMNENGIIQGGKWGYINKAGQTMIKPRFDFAWDFKHGLAMVNMGGKMNSYGNTDGGTWGYIDRTGKYVWKSTE, from the coding sequence ATGACCGGGTTGAAAAGAACATTATGGGGCGGATTATCCCTGCTGTCTTTGAGCAGTCTGCTCTGGGCGCAGCCCCAGGCTGGCCCAAAGGCGCTTTTCCCAGTCAACCAGCAGGGCAAGTTCGGATATATCGACCAGCAAGGCCGGGTTGTAATTGAGCCTAATTACGACTGGGCCTTTGATCTTTCAGAGGGCCTGGCCCTGGTCAACATCAGCGGGGTCAAGAACGAATACGGGTTCGTGGTGGGGGGCAAGTGGGGGTACCTCAGCCCCGACGGCGAGATGGCCGTCACCCCGCAGTACGACGACGCCAAGAATTTTTCCGAAGGGTTGGCCCTGGTCAACGTCGGCGGCAAGACCATTGAGACTGGGATGATATCCGGGGGCAAGCGGGGATTCATAGACAAGACCGGAAAAACAGTGATCGAGCCGATTTACGAGGATGCCCGCAGTTTTTCCGAAGGGCTGGCCCTGGTGCGGCAGAACGACAAGTACGGTTTCATAGACCAAAGCGGCAAAGTGATCGTGCAGTTCCAATACCAGGATGCCATGAGCTTTTCCGGAGGCCGGGCGCTGGTGAAGCTGGGAGACCGCTGGGGATTCATCAATAAGAACGGCGAGGCCGTGATACCGCCGGTCTACCACGGGGCCCGCAGCTTCGTCAACGGCTTCGCCATCGTTCAGACCGAGGGCAAGTTCGGCTTCATAGATCCCGCCGGCCGGGTGGTGGTGGCCCAGCATTACGATGACGCCGGCAACTTTTACCAGGGACTGGCGGCGGTGAAGCTCAACGGACGATGGGGCTATGTGGACACAACCGGCCAGAGAACAGTGGCACCCAAGTACGCCGCCGCCTCCGGTTTCAGCGAGGGTTTGGCCTGCATCCGCATCGGCGGCAAGCGGGGATACATCAACCGGGCCGGCCGGATGGCCGTGCCTCCGCGCTTTGACGGGGCCATGGACTTCTCCGAAGGGCTGGCCCTGGTGAACCTGGGCGGCAAGATGAACGAGAACGGCATCATCCAGGGCGGCAAGTGGGGGTACATCAACAAGGCCGGGCAGACGATGATCAAGCCCCGGTTCGATTTCGCCTGGGACTTCAAGCACGGCCTGGCCATGGTCAACATGGGCGGAAAGATGAATTCCTACGGCAACACCGACGGTGGTACCTGGGGTTACATCGACCGGACCGGGAAGTATGTCTGGAAATCCACAGAATAG
- the nuoE gene encoding NADH-quinone oxidoreductase subunit NuoE — MKKAKAAPKAVKGAADPAVKKAAARHAGNKGALITVLQEVQAELGYLSGQTIEQISQIMGLPASQVYGVATFYTQFRLKPVGKHLMRVCHGTACHVSGAVKISQALEDELKVGDGETTEDGKFTLETVACLGCCSLAPVMMIDSETYGRLTPDSARKAAKDF, encoded by the coding sequence ATGAAAAAGGCCAAGGCAGCTCCCAAGGCGGTCAAGGGCGCAGCGGATCCGGCGGTGAAAAAAGCGGCGGCCCGGCATGCCGGCAACAAGGGGGCTTTGATCACGGTATTGCAGGAGGTCCAGGCCGAGCTGGGCTACCTGTCGGGCCAGACCATCGAACAGATCAGCCAAATCATGGGTCTTCCGGCCAGCCAGGTCTACGGGGTGGCCACTTTTTACACCCAGTTCCGGCTGAAGCCGGTGGGCAAGCATTTGATGCGGGTCTGCCACGGCACCGCCTGCCACGTCAGCGGGGCGGTCAAGATCAGCCAGGCTTTGGAGGACGAGCTCAAGGTGGGCGATGGCGAGACCACCGAGGACGGAAAATTCACCCTGGAGACGGTGGCCTGCCTGGGCTGCTGCAGCCTGGCCCCGGTGATGATGATAGACAGCGAGACCTACGGTCGGCTGACCCCGGACAGCGCCCGCAAGGCGGCCAAGGATTTTTAA